Proteins encoded in a region of the Pieris brassicae chromosome 3, ilPieBrab1.1, whole genome shotgun sequence genome:
- the LOC123707741 gene encoding uncharacterized protein LOC123707741, translated as MEPLSRGGRVFVAFFATVFWGIGVRGLHNLDINVPNAVLVGETVTLECTWQLEDEEALYSVKWYRGREEFYRYIPKELPHTRVFPLPGIEVDISRSGARRVVLQEATPAMAGRFRCEVSADAPTFHTEIRSAPLEVVETPEWGPKLVSDRSWYGVGSTLRATCASPPAHPPANLTFALNGREIDMEFFVHELPEWFKWDPPTKAETTTTQLPDEDFNINDENVQYLDESYINLHKEEIRRPPKETKFDRSGPDNRMPSVGEVLFVVRHAAFEGGSLRLTCIASIYNLYAARAELIFDMEQPEVASVLGVRNNAIESSISTIVLLSILILLYNTR; from the exons GTGTCCGAGGCCTCCACAACCTAGATATAAACGTGCCAAATGCAGTACTCGTTGGTGAAACGGTGACACTTGAATGTACCTGGCAATTAGAAGATGAAGAGGCCCTGTACAGTGTCAAATGGTATCGAGGCAGAGAAGAATTCTATAGATATATACCCAAAGAGCTTCCACACACAAGAGTATTTCCATTACCGGGTATCGAAGTTGAT aTATCCCGATCTGGTGCCCGACGCGTTGTGCTCCAAGAGGCGACGCCGGCAATGGCCGGCCGTTTCCGCTGCGAGGTATCCGCCGACGCACCCACCTTCCACACGGAAATACGATCCGCACCACTGGAAGTTGTTG AGACCCCAGAATGGGGTCCCAAACTGGTGTCGGACCGGTCGTGGTACGGCGTGGGATCAACGTTGCGTGCCACCTGTGCGTCACCACCAGCGCATCCACCCGCTAACTTGACGTTCGCACTGAATGGGCGAGAG ATCGACATGGAATTCTTCGTCCACGAACTACCAGAATGGTTCAAATGGGACCCACCGACAAAGGCTGAGACAACAACAACTCAACTCCCAGACGAAGATTTTAACATAAACGACGAGAACGTACAATATTTAGATGAATCGTACATAAACTTACATAAAGAGGAAATTCGAAGGCCTCCCAAGGAGACCAAGTTTGATAGGTCAGGCCCGGATAACAGAATGCCGTCTGTTGGGGAAGTTTTGTTCGTCGTTCGACATGCAGCCTTCGAAGGTGGCAGCCTTCGACTGACGTGTATAGCGAGTATATACAACCTGTATGCGGCGAGGGCGGAACTCATCTTCGATATGGAACAGCCAGAAGTTGCGTCTGTGTTGGGCGTTCGGAATAATGCTATAG AGTCATCAATCTCGACCATTGTTCTCTTATCGATACTGATTTTGCTATACAACACTCGGTAG